One genomic segment of Pseudonocardia sp. T1-2H includes these proteins:
- a CDS encoding PDGLE domain-containing protein → MTRGRSLGFLLGFLAVALLVAGGFSYLASPDPDGLDTVALQGCQVTGTDAGEQLTGTCIAQHTTDHAMSSSPLADYTVGGGAGTTGLAGILGVIVTLALAGGLFWALRRRGVAPTDDGQGR, encoded by the coding sequence GTGACCCGGGGCCGCAGCCTCGGCTTCCTGCTGGGGTTCCTCGCCGTCGCCCTGCTCGTCGCGGGCGGGTTCTCCTACCTCGCCAGCCCGGACCCGGACGGCCTGGACACCGTCGCGCTGCAGGGGTGCCAGGTCACCGGGACCGACGCCGGCGAGCAGCTCACCGGCACCTGCATCGCGCAGCACACCACGGACCACGCGATGAGCTCCTCGCCGCTCGCGGACTACACGGTGGGCGGCGGCGCGGGCACCACCGGGCTCGCCGGGATCCTCGGCGTGATCGTCACGCTCGCGCTGGCGGGCGGGCTGTTCTGGGCGCTGCGCCGGCGCGGGGTCGCCCCCACCGACGACGGCCAGGGCCGATGA
- the cbiQ gene encoding cobalt ECF transporter T component CbiQ — protein MGAGHAHPLHLARDSPVHRLPPQVKIVAAFLGVVCVVATPREAFVVFAGYPVVLGAVWWAARIPAGWILRRAVIELPFVVLAVLLPLTGPDPRVEWLGMSLSEPGLLGAWNILVKGTLGVLTSLTLAATTSMRDLLVGLQRLHAPALVTTIATLMLRYVDVIVAEAGRMRLARVSRGHDPRFLWQAGATARGVGALFVRSYERGERVHLAMLSRGWSGAMPVLSTAGLATRRDWTAGLAPVGVAALLAFSGWVIV, from the coding sequence ATGGGCGCGGGCCACGCGCACCCGCTGCACCTCGCCCGGGACTCGCCGGTCCACCGGCTCCCGCCGCAGGTCAAGATCGTCGCGGCGTTCCTGGGCGTGGTCTGCGTGGTCGCGACCCCGCGCGAGGCGTTTGTCGTGTTCGCGGGGTATCCGGTGGTGCTCGGCGCGGTGTGGTGGGCCGCCCGGATCCCGGCCGGCTGGATCCTGCGCCGCGCCGTGATCGAGCTGCCCTTCGTCGTGCTGGCGGTGCTGCTGCCGCTCACCGGCCCGGACCCGCGGGTCGAGTGGCTGGGCATGTCGCTGTCGGAACCCGGGCTGCTCGGGGCGTGGAACATCCTCGTCAAGGGCACGCTCGGCGTCCTGACGTCGCTGACCCTGGCTGCGACGACGTCGATGCGGGACCTGCTCGTCGGGTTGCAGCGGCTGCACGCCCCGGCCCTGGTGACCACGATCGCGACGCTGATGCTGCGCTACGTCGACGTGATCGTCGCCGAGGCCGGCCGGATGCGGCTCGCCCGCGTCTCCCGCGGGCACGACCCGCGCTTCCTCTGGCAGGCCGGGGCCACCGCCCGCGGCGTCGGGGCGTTGTTCGTCCGGTCCTACGAGCGCGGGGAGCGGGTGCACCTGGCGATGCTGTCCCGGGGGTGGTCGGGCGCGATGCCGGTGCTGTCGACGGCCGGGCTCGCGACGCGGCGGGACTGGACGGCGGGGCTGGCGCCGGTGGGCGTCGCGGCGCTGCTGGCCTTCTCGGGATGGGTGATCGTGTGA
- a CDS encoding SPFH domain-containing protein, protein MDISVLVTVVVIVLLVLVVMARAVQIVPQATAAVVERLGRYKTTQTPGLAFLVPFVDRIRERIDLREQVVSFPPQPVITKDNLTVRIDTVVYFRVTDPKAAVYEISDYITGVEQITTTTLRNVVGGMTLEETLTSRDQINTTLRGELDEATGRWGIKVERVEIKAIDPPPSIQESMERQMKADREKRATILTAEGQRESAIRSAEGNKQAQILTAEGAKQAAILNAEAERQSRILRAQGERAAQYLYAQGEAKAIEKRFAAIKAGRPTPELLAYQYLQTLPEMAKGEANKVWMVPSDFGKALEGFTKMLGAPGEDGVFKYTPSPDDGQRVRPEDDEESVKGWFDTSGDPEIAAQVAAATAAARQEVPALGEVAPKAVRAAPGGGPQGLPAGASRRRPDPAKRGPAHRRGLTHPPLRIRVVAP, encoded by the coding sequence ATGGACATCTCGGTACTGGTCACCGTCGTGGTGATCGTGCTGCTGGTCCTGGTGGTGATGGCGCGGGCGGTCCAGATCGTCCCGCAGGCCACCGCCGCAGTGGTCGAGCGGCTCGGGCGGTACAAGACGACGCAGACGCCCGGGCTGGCGTTCCTGGTCCCGTTCGTGGACCGGATCCGGGAGCGGATCGACCTGCGCGAGCAGGTGGTGTCCTTCCCGCCGCAGCCCGTGATCACCAAGGACAACCTGACCGTCCGGATCGACACGGTCGTCTACTTCCGGGTCACGGACCCGAAGGCCGCGGTCTACGAGATCTCGGACTACATCACCGGCGTCGAGCAGATCACCACGACGACCCTGCGCAACGTGGTCGGCGGCATGACCCTGGAGGAGACGCTGACCTCCCGGGACCAGATCAACACCACCCTGCGCGGCGAGCTCGACGAGGCCACCGGGCGTTGGGGCATCAAGGTCGAGCGGGTGGAGATCAAGGCGATCGACCCGCCGCCGTCGATCCAGGAGTCCATGGAACGGCAGATGAAGGCGGACCGCGAGAAGCGGGCCACCATCCTCACCGCCGAGGGCCAGCGGGAGTCCGCGATCCGCAGCGCGGAGGGCAACAAGCAGGCGCAGATCCTCACCGCGGAAGGCGCGAAGCAGGCGGCGATCCTCAACGCCGAGGCGGAGCGGCAGAGCCGGATCCTGCGGGCGCAGGGTGAGCGCGCCGCGCAGTACCTCTACGCGCAGGGCGAGGCGAAGGCGATCGAGAAGCGCTTCGCGGCGATCAAGGCCGGCCGCCCGACACCCGAGCTGCTGGCCTACCAGTACCTGCAGACCCTGCCGGAGATGGCGAAGGGCGAGGCCAACAAGGTCTGGATGGTGCCGTCGGACTTCGGCAAGGCCCTCGAGGGCTTCACGAAGATGCTCGGTGCGCCGGGCGAGGACGGCGTCTTCAAGTACACCCCCTCGCCGGACGACGGCCAGCGCGTCAGGCCCGAGGACGACGAGGAGTCGGTGAAGGGCTGGTTCGACACCTCGGGGGACCCGGAGATCGCCGCCCAGGTCGCGGCGGCCACGGCCGCCGCCCGGCAGGAGGTCCCGGCGCTGGGCGAGGTCGCCCCGAAGGCGGTCCGCGCCGCGCCGGGAGGGGGCCCGCAGGGCCTGCCGGCGGGAGCTTCCCGTCGACGACCTGACCCCGCCAAACGGGGTCCCGCGCATCGACGGGGCCTGACCCACCCGCCGCTTCGAATACGCGTTGTGGCTCCGTGA
- a CDS encoding cupin domain-containing protein — MAFEVSKVVTDRTADGKSVFAEEKSVEPAPVLGLDIFNIWGTADGAPSVGAGDNPATVPFPFFPGPGGSRFIVVRFPPDSAAAEPGGADPEEAAAEAERIQPGLIGVFEPDTPGMHTTDSVDYGVCVEGEVYLELDDGAEAHVTPGTCVVQRGTRHAWRNRSDAPCTMVFVLVGARRTTG, encoded by the coding sequence GTGGCATTCGAGGTCAGCAAGGTCGTGACGGACCGGACCGCCGACGGGAAGTCGGTGTTCGCGGAGGAGAAGTCCGTCGAGCCGGCGCCCGTTCTCGGCCTGGACATCTTCAACATCTGGGGCACCGCCGACGGTGCGCCGTCCGTCGGCGCGGGGGACAACCCGGCGACGGTGCCGTTCCCGTTCTTCCCCGGGCCCGGTGGTTCGCGGTTCATCGTGGTGCGTTTCCCTCCCGACTCCGCCGCGGCGGAGCCGGGGGGCGCGGACCCCGAGGAGGCCGCGGCGGAGGCGGAACGGATCCAGCCCGGTCTGATCGGGGTGTTCGAACCCGACACCCCCGGCATGCACACCACGGACAGCGTCGACTACGGCGTCTGCGTCGAGGGCGAGGTGTACCTCGAGCTCGACGACGGGGCCGAGGCGCACGTCACCCCGGGGACCTGCGTGGTGCAGCGGGGCACCCGGCACGCCTGGCGGAACCGCAGCGACGCACCCTGCACGATGGTGTTCGTCCTCGTCGGCGCGAGGCGTACGACGGGCTGA
- a CDS encoding glycosyltransferase family 2 protein: MLPGSFQPTVSVCIPVYNGEAYLAETIRSVLDQTYGDFELVLLDNNCSDRSPEIMRSFADPRIRIERNTETLPQPRNWRVCVDHTRAPLIKVLCADDVLHPRCLELQTQPLLDDPGLAVVASRRHMIDEQSRVIVPRRGLSGLIGVHSAAEVARKVVRNGANPIGEVGNVMFRRADFMAIGGWREDRPLVMDIDCFVRLLKFGEFLGQPEALAAFRIGGSSITAERMDEIYAAQRALTEELGESPEYDVRGLDVTIGRALAPFGRMRRSLLFTLSGLAAKRDARRESVTT, from the coding sequence ATGTTGCCCGGCAGTTTCCAACCGACAGTCTCCGTCTGCATCCCGGTCTACAACGGCGAGGCCTACCTCGCGGAGACGATCCGTTCGGTGCTCGACCAGACCTACGGGGACTTCGAGCTCGTCCTGTTGGACAACAACTGCAGCGACCGCAGCCCGGAGATCATGCGTTCCTTCGCGGACCCGCGCATCCGCATCGAGCGCAACACCGAGACCCTCCCCCAGCCCCGCAACTGGCGGGTCTGCGTCGACCACACGCGCGCACCCCTGATCAAGGTGCTGTGCGCGGACGACGTCCTCCACCCGCGCTGCCTCGAGCTGCAGACCCAGCCGCTGTTGGACGACCCGGGCCTCGCCGTCGTCGCCTCCCGCCGGCACATGATCGACGAGCAGAGCCGGGTCATCGTGCCGCGCCGCGGGCTCTCCGGGCTGATCGGCGTGCACAGCGCCGCCGAGGTCGCCCGGAAGGTCGTCCGGAACGGGGCGAACCCGATCGGCGAGGTCGGCAACGTCATGTTCCGGCGCGCGGACTTCATGGCCATCGGGGGCTGGCGCGAGGACCGCCCGCTCGTCATGGACATCGACTGCTTCGTGCGGCTCCTCAAGTTCGGCGAGTTCCTCGGCCAGCCCGAGGCCCTCGCCGCGTTCCGGATCGGCGGCAGCTCGATCACCGCCGAGCGGATGGACGAGATCTACGCGGCGCAGCGGGCGCTGACCGAGGAGCTGGGCGAGTCCCCCGAGTACGACGTGCGGGGCCTCGACGTGACGATCGGCCGTGCGCTCGCGCCGTTCGGCCGGATGCGTCGTTCCCTGCTGTTCACTTTGTCGGGCCTCGCGGCGAAGCGGGACGCCCGGCGGGAGAGCGTCACCACCTGA
- a CDS encoding energy-coupling factor ABC transporter permease, with the protein MHMSDGLVNAPTSLLFGAVALVWLVLAALRARADLDDRTAPMAGLVTAFVFAVQMINFPILPGASGHLLGGALVAILVGPWVGTLCIAIVLVVQALLFADGGLTALGTNITNMALIGVVVGYAVAVALRPLARRGKGGLAATAFVAAFLNTVVASLGFVVEYAVGGSGGASLGTVFGLMVGLHALIGIGEGVITAATVTAVAAVRPDLVYLLRGAKAPLLRRAAGTAS; encoded by the coding sequence ATGCACATGAGCGACGGCCTCGTGAACGCCCCCACGTCGCTGCTGTTCGGCGCGGTCGCGCTCGTCTGGCTGGTGCTGGCCGCGCTGCGCGCCCGTGCGGACCTCGACGACCGCACGGCCCCGATGGCGGGCCTGGTCACGGCGTTCGTCTTCGCCGTGCAGATGATCAACTTCCCGATCCTGCCCGGCGCCAGCGGACACCTGCTCGGGGGCGCCCTCGTCGCGATCCTCGTCGGGCCGTGGGTCGGCACGCTCTGCATCGCGATCGTGCTGGTGGTGCAGGCGCTGCTGTTCGCCGACGGCGGGCTCACCGCGCTGGGCACGAACATCACCAACATGGCGCTGATCGGCGTCGTCGTCGGGTACGCGGTGGCCGTGGCGCTGCGTCCGCTGGCCCGGCGCGGCAAAGGTGGTCTCGCCGCGACGGCATTCGTCGCCGCCTTCCTCAACACGGTCGTCGCGTCGCTGGGCTTCGTCGTCGAGTACGCGGTCGGCGGCTCCGGCGGGGCGAGTCTCGGCACCGTGTTCGGGCTGATGGTGGGTCTGCACGCGCTGATCGGCATCGGCGAGGGTGTGATCACCGCAGCGACCGTCACGGCCGTCGCGGCGGTCCGCCCGGACCTCGTGTACCTGTTGCGCGGCGCCAAGGCCCCGCTGCTGCGCCGGGCCGCCGGGACCGCGTCGTGA
- a CDS encoding glycosyltransferase family 2 protein yields MQRSGNPTVSVVVPTRNEARNLEVVLPAIAAVRPAVHEVIVVDGNSIDGTVETARRVLPWAKIIAQTRKGKGNAMACGFAAATGDVIVMFDADGSADPNEIPAFVAALVAGADFAKGSRFVRGGGSDDITLLRKTGNFGLNGVANALFKTRYTDLCYGYNAFWADLLPVLELPAVDAPAPTDGSMLWGDGFEIETVLNCRVAAAGLKITEVPSLERERMFGETNLRTFADGTRVLRTLAAERRRALQKKANGAAGPASHEDLEVDLGPATPANGFPAVNGGYSSTGLPMHPSEPAGPAMTVRPPVRPSPSPRNGNRPADPANRPSPQRDEAERQELEMRYALEEEAS; encoded by the coding sequence ATGCAACGCAGCGGAAACCCGACGGTGTCCGTGGTGGTGCCGACCCGTAACGAGGCACGCAACCTCGAGGTGGTGCTGCCGGCGATCGCCGCCGTGCGGCCCGCCGTGCACGAGGTGATCGTGGTCGACGGGAACTCGATCGACGGGACCGTCGAGACGGCACGGCGCGTCCTGCCGTGGGCCAAGATCATCGCGCAGACGCGCAAGGGCAAGGGCAACGCCATGGCCTGCGGGTTCGCCGCGGCCACGGGCGATGTGATCGTCATGTTCGACGCGGACGGCTCCGCGGACCCGAACGAGATCCCCGCATTCGTCGCGGCCCTCGTCGCGGGCGCGGACTTCGCGAAGGGCAGCCGGTTCGTCCGGGGCGGGGGCAGCGACGACATCACGCTCCTGCGCAAGACCGGCAACTTCGGGCTCAACGGCGTGGCCAACGCGCTGTTCAAGACCCGGTACACGGACCTGTGCTACGGCTACAACGCCTTCTGGGCCGATCTTCTGCCCGTGCTGGAGCTGCCGGCGGTGGACGCTCCCGCACCCACGGACGGGTCGATGCTCTGGGGCGACGGCTTCGAGATCGAGACCGTGCTGAACTGCCGCGTCGCGGCCGCCGGCCTCAAGATCACCGAGGTGCCCTCGCTCGAGCGCGAGCGGATGTTCGGCGAGACCAACCTGCGGACCTTCGCGGACGGCACCCGGGTGCTGCGCACGCTCGCCGCGGAGCGCCGGCGTGCGCTCCAGAAGAAGGCGAACGGTGCCGCCGGCCCCGCGTCCCACGAGGACCTGGAGGTCGACCTCGGCCCGGCGACGCCGGCCAACGGCTTCCCCGCGGTGAACGGCGGCTACTCGTCGACGGGCCTGCCGATGCACCCGTCGGAGCCGGCCGGCCCGGCGATGACGGTGCGTCCGCCGGTCCGCCCGTCGCCGAGCCCGCGGAACGGGAACCGCCCGGCAGACCCGGCCAACCGCCCGTCGCCGCAGCGCGACGAGGCGGAGCGTCAGGAGCTCGAGATGCGTTACGCATTGGAGGAGGAGGCGTCCTGA
- a CDS encoding NfeD family protein, with product MVPVIWLIAGIVVIVGEVLSGEFVLLMLGGGALVAAGGSALFGLGWILSTVLFAVASTLLIAGVRPVLRRRLERGITPYLGHTERIVGGPATVVERVDGQGGRVKIAGSLWSAKAYDRTQVMEPGDEVMVIEISGATALVLAE from the coding sequence ATGGTTCCCGTGATCTGGCTCATCGCCGGGATCGTGGTGATCGTCGGTGAGGTCCTGTCCGGCGAGTTCGTGCTGCTGATGCTGGGCGGCGGGGCACTCGTCGCCGCGGGCGGGTCCGCACTGTTCGGGTTGGGCTGGATCCTCAGCACCGTCCTGTTCGCCGTGGCGTCGACGCTGCTGATCGCGGGGGTGCGACCGGTGCTGCGCCGCCGGCTGGAGCGCGGGATCACGCCGTACCTGGGGCACACGGAGCGGATCGTGGGCGGCCCGGCGACCGTCGTCGAACGGGTCGACGGGCAGGGCGGCCGGGTGAAGATCGCCGGCAGCCTGTGGTCGGCCAAGGCCTACGACCGGACACAGGTGATGGAGCCCGGCGACGAAGTGATGGTCATCGAGATCTCCGGCGCCACGGCGCTGGTGCTCGCGGAGTAG
- a CDS encoding DUF3097 domain-containing protein yields the protein MVARSHDYRGMFSADGTRVTTKKTIPEIAAEPGVVVEDPASGFCGAVVRIDSREVTLEDRHGRHRVFPLRPAAFLYEGAPATLVKPAAAATGPAISASGSVRVANLKARTARAARIWVEGIHDAALVETVWGHDLRVEGVVVEPLHGVDDLAAAVAEFGPAPHRRLGILVDHLVAGSKETRQAQSVAGANVLVTGHPYVDVWEAVKPACVGIRAWPRIPRGTDWKTGVCAALRWGEPADGARRVLGAVRSYRDLETPLIGAVEQLIDFVTQEG from the coding sequence ATGGTCGCCCGTTCCCACGACTACCGGGGCATGTTCTCCGCCGACGGCACCCGGGTCACGACGAAGAAGACGATCCCCGAGATCGCCGCCGAGCCCGGCGTCGTCGTCGAGGACCCCGCGAGCGGATTCTGCGGCGCCGTCGTCCGGATCGACTCCCGCGAGGTGACGCTCGAGGACCGGCACGGCCGGCACCGGGTCTTCCCGCTCCGCCCGGCCGCCTTCCTCTACGAGGGCGCCCCGGCCACGCTCGTGAAGCCGGCCGCGGCGGCCACCGGCCCGGCGATCTCCGCGTCCGGCTCCGTCCGGGTCGCGAACCTCAAGGCGCGCACCGCCCGCGCGGCGCGGATCTGGGTGGAGGGCATCCACGACGCGGCCCTGGTGGAGACGGTCTGGGGGCACGACCTGCGGGTCGAGGGCGTCGTGGTGGAGCCGCTGCACGGCGTCGACGACCTGGCGGCCGCTGTCGCCGAGTTCGGCCCGGCACCGCACCGGCGGCTCGGGATCCTCGTCGACCACCTCGTCGCGGGCAGCAAGGAGACCCGGCAGGCGCAGTCGGTCGCCGGGGCGAACGTGCTGGTCACCGGCCACCCGTACGTCGACGTGTGGGAGGCGGTGAAGCCGGCGTGCGTCGGCATCCGCGCCTGGCCGCGGATCCCGCGCGGGACCGACTGGAAGACCGGGGTGTGTGCCGCGCTCCGCTGGGGCGAGCCCGCGGACGGCGCCCGACGGGTCCTCGGGGCCGTGCGGTCCTACCGGGACCTGGAGACGCCGCTGATCGGCGCCGTCGAGCAGCTGATCGACTTCGTGACGCAGGAGGGCTGA
- a CDS encoding lipopolysaccharide biosynthesis protein produces MTARDVAGIDPPAQRAGHQRPTPRPRTGPVPGADEPTVVLPPHDADEPTVELPPAVGGSAASAQGSGGGVAGSESPTVVLGVVAPASTPDEPGTTPGRKKSGGGDGLALSISSVLGSLAGFLSWLLAARIMPQEEVGRASAVVSAFILIGGCAQLNINVGLLRWLPGSGRKASRLVWGSLFLIMPLSALVGLVYVLIVPDLGATASGLLSPGDGSIGVGVLLFVLACAGWAVFVVHDFILVAMHRPWWTVWRNGLFAVVRIGLLIALGAGLGAQGLVVSWVVPIVVWTVGGTLVIALLVRRFARRAEGSVLPSRREAVSFLGPTAVAQIGSALLYNQVTLLVTLRFGPGPGAAFFIVWQAVSVVDIAATFYMDSLAVQTAREPLRAAALARAAQRRMMVLFLPVLGLAIMLAQPVLLIFGPGYAEASRILQILMIGLVFRLVVVHELGVRQAAGAALAFSRLQLVNTLLVLAVVAALPTPPAGSTTDSALLPIALGYVAVQVLSAAAVLIPPALRRRLRPEVKR; encoded by the coding sequence GTGACGGCACGGGACGTGGCCGGGATCGACCCGCCGGCCCAGCGCGCCGGTCACCAGCGGCCGACCCCGCGGCCCCGGACCGGCCCGGTACCGGGCGCGGACGAACCGACGGTCGTCCTGCCGCCGCACGACGCGGACGAGCCGACGGTCGAGCTTCCCCCGGCGGTGGGCGGGAGCGCGGCCTCGGCTCAGGGGTCCGGCGGCGGTGTGGCGGGCAGCGAGAGCCCGACCGTCGTCCTGGGCGTGGTCGCGCCGGCCAGTACGCCCGACGAACCGGGGACGACGCCCGGCCGGAAGAAGAGCGGCGGCGGGGACGGCCTCGCGCTGTCCATCAGCTCGGTCCTCGGTTCGCTGGCCGGCTTCCTCAGCTGGCTGCTCGCTGCGCGGATCATGCCGCAGGAGGAGGTCGGGCGGGCCTCGGCCGTCGTCTCGGCGTTCATCCTCATCGGCGGCTGCGCCCAGCTGAACATCAACGTCGGCCTGCTCCGGTGGCTCCCCGGATCCGGCCGCAAGGCGTCCCGGCTCGTGTGGGGCAGCCTCTTCCTGATCATGCCGCTGTCCGCCCTCGTCGGGCTGGTCTACGTGCTGATCGTGCCGGACCTCGGGGCGACGGCGTCCGGGCTGCTCTCACCCGGCGACGGCTCGATCGGCGTCGGTGTCCTGCTGTTCGTGCTGGCCTGCGCCGGCTGGGCCGTGTTCGTCGTCCACGACTTCATCCTGGTCGCGATGCACCGGCCCTGGTGGACGGTGTGGCGCAACGGGCTGTTCGCGGTGGTCCGCATCGGGCTGCTCATCGCGCTGGGGGCAGGCCTCGGCGCCCAGGGCCTCGTGGTGTCGTGGGTCGTCCCGATCGTCGTGTGGACGGTCGGCGGGACGCTGGTCATCGCGTTGCTGGTGCGCCGCTTCGCCCGCCGGGCCGAGGGGTCGGTGCTCCCCAGCCGCCGGGAGGCCGTCTCCTTCCTCGGCCCGACGGCCGTCGCCCAGATCGGCAGCGCCCTGCTCTACAACCAGGTCACGCTGCTGGTGACCCTGCGGTTCGGCCCGGGGCCGGGCGCCGCGTTCTTCATCGTCTGGCAGGCGGTGTCCGTCGTCGACATCGCGGCCACCTTCTACATGGACTCGCTCGCCGTCCAGACGGCGCGCGAGCCCCTGCGCGCGGCTGCGCTGGCCCGGGCGGCCCAGCGCCGGATGATGGTGCTCTTCCTGCCGGTGCTCGGGCTCGCGATCATGCTGGCCCAGCCGGTGCTGCTGATCTTCGGGCCCGGCTACGCCGAGGCCAGCCGGATCCTGCAGATCCTGATGATCGGGCTGGTGTTCCGGCTCGTCGTGGTGCACGAGCTCGGGGTGCGGCAGGCCGCGGGCGCGGCGCTGGCCTTCAGCCGGCTGCAGCTCGTCAACACGCTGCTGGTGCTGGCGGTCGTCGCGGCGCTGCCCACACCCCCGGCCGGTTCGACCACGGACTCCGCCCTGCTCCCCATCGCGCTCGGCTACGTCGCCGTGCAGGTGCTCAGCGCGGCGGCCGTCCTCATACCCCCGGCGCTGCGGCGCCGGCTCCGACCGGAGGTGAAGAGGTGA